A segment of the Sphingobacterium oryzagri genome:
CCCTTGCTCGGCTAGCGAAATAGCCAAGTTATGCATTACAGCTCCTCCAATGGCAATAAAATGAATGCGCATTAACTGACCTTATTAAACTTTGCTGAACACCAATTATCGAGTACCTTCATCGAATCAAAATTAAAACCTACTGCTGTAGCTTTTTCCGTCAATATCGCGAGATCATCCCCCGCATAAAAGCCGCTGATGTACAATGTTCCGCCAGCACGCGTGCTCCAGCTATATTGCGCTAACTGATCCAACAGAATATTTCTGTTGATATTCGCCAAAATAACATCAAACGTAAGTCCTTCAAGGCGTTCTTTCGAACCCAATGCCGACGTTATATTAACAACATCATTAAGCACTTTGTTTTCTTCCACACTTGCTACGCAAATTTCATCGTAATCTACCGCCAGTACGTCTTTTGCGCCGCGCTTTACAGCGAGGATCGCTAAAATCCCTGTTCCACAACCCATATCCAACACCGATTTCCCTTCCAAATCAGATTCCAAAATGTATGATAGCATCATGGATGTCGTTTGATGGTGCCCCGTTCCAAAAGACATTTTCGGATCGATTATGATCTCGTAAGGCATATCGGGACGCGGTTCGTGAAATGTGGCACGCACATAACACTGGTTGTCTACCGTTATCGGGTTGAAATTGCTTTCCCAGAGTTTGTTCCAATTTTGATCCTCCAGATCCTGCACCGTGTATTGTAAGTCAAAACCTTCGGCATCGTGCAAAAGAACAGTCTCAAGCGCTTGCAGATCAAGGTTTGCAGCCGGGATATAGGCCGCAAAACCTTGGTCATTATCTTCAAACGTATCAAAACCAATTTCTCCCAACGCGTCAATTAGCAAATCTTTTTGCCAATCTTCGATGGAAGAAGATGTAAAAATGACAGATGAATACTTCATTCTTAAGCGTTAAACACCTTTACGATATCCAGGAAATCACGTGATTTCAAGGAAGCTCCACCGATCAACCCACCATCAATATCTGTTTGTGAGAAAAGGTCTTTTGCATTACCCGGGTTACAGCTACCGCCATATAAAATGGTTGTGTCATCGGCCAATTCCTGACCGTATTTTGCAGCCACCGTTTCGCGGATAAACGCATGCACCTCTTGCGCTTGCTCTGGCGATGCTGTTAAACCTGTACCGATTGCCCATACCGGTTCGTACGCCAATACCACCTTCGCAAATTCTTCGGCT
Coding sequences within it:
- the prmA gene encoding 50S ribosomal protein L11 methyltransferase encodes the protein MKYSSVIFTSSSIEDWQKDLLIDALGEIGFDTFEDNDQGFAAYIPAANLDLQALETVLLHDAEGFDLQYTVQDLEDQNWNKLWESNFNPITVDNQCYVRATFHEPRPDMPYEIIIDPKMSFGTGHHQTTSMMLSYILESDLEGKSVLDMGCGTGILAILAVKRGAKDVLAVDYDEICVASVEENKVLNDVVNITSALGSKERLEGLTFDVILANINRNILLDQLAQYSWSTRAGGTLYISGFYAGDDLAILTEKATAVGFNFDSMKVLDNWCSAKFNKVS